The following proteins are co-located in the Phyllostomus discolor isolate MPI-MPIP mPhyDis1 chromosome 1, mPhyDis1.pri.v3, whole genome shotgun sequence genome:
- the ADH7 gene encoding all-trans-retinol dehydrogenase [NAD(+)] ADH7, with amino-acid sequence MGTAGKVIKCKAAVLWEPNNPLSIEEIEVAPPKAKEVRIKILATGICRTDDHVIKGVMLARFPVIVGHEAAGVVESIGDGVTTVKPGDKVIPLFLPQCRECNACRNPDGNLCIKTDLAGHGVLDDGTSRFTCKGKTVYHFANTSTFTEYTVVNEFAVAKIDDAAPLEKVCLIGCGFSTGYGAAIKTGKVTPGSTCAVFGLGGVGLSVIMGCKSAGASRIIGIDLNKGKFEKAMAVGATECICPKDFTKPISEVLSEMTGNNVGFSFEVVGRLDTMVDALASCHSNYGTSVVVGAPPATKMLTYDPMLLFTGRTWKGCIFGGWKSRDDVPKIVTDFLAGKFDLDQLITHGLPFKKIQEGFELLYSGQSIRTVLTF; translated from the exons ATGGGCACTGCTGGAAAA GTTATTAAATGCAAGGCAGCTGTGTTATGGGAGCCGAATAATCCCCTTTCCATTGAGGAAATAGAAGTTGCCCCACCAAAGGCGAAAGAAGTTCGTATTAAG ATTTTGGCCACAGGAATCTGTCGCACAGATGACCATGTGATTAAAGGAGTAATGTTGGCTAGGTTTCCCGTGATTGTGGGACATGAAGCAGCTGGGGTTGTGGAGAGCATTGGAGATGGAGTGACTACAGTGAAACCAG GTGATAAAGTCATCCCCCTCTTTCTGCCTCAATGTAGAGAATGCAATGCTTGCCGCAACCCAGATGGAAACCTTTGCATTAAGACTGA CCTTGCTGGTCATGGAGTACTGGATGATGGCACTAGCAGATTTACATGCAAGGGCAAAACAGTGTACCACTTCGCTAACACCAGTACGTTTACTGAGTACACGGTGGTGAATGAATTTGCTGTTGCTAAGATTGATGACGCAGCTCCTCTTGAGAAAGTCTGTTTAATTGGATGTGGGTTTTCCACGGGATATGGAGCTGCTATTAAAACTGGCAAG GTCACCCCAGGTTCCACCTGTGCTGTCTTTGGCCTGGGAGGAGTTGGCCTTTCAGTCATCATGGGCTGTAAGTCAGCTGGTGCTTCCAGGATCATCGGAATTGACCTCAACAAAGGCAAATTTGAGAAGGCCATGGCTGTAGGGGCCACAGAGTGCATCTGCCCCAAGGACTTTACCAAGCCCATCAGTGAGGTGCTGTCAGAAATGACAGGCAACAACGTGGGCTTCAGTTTTGAAGTTGTTGGGCGTCTTGACACAATG GTTGATGCCCTTGCATCCTGCCACTCAAACTACGGGACCAGTGTGGTGGTAGGTGCTCCTCCAGCAACCAAAATGCTCACCTATGACCCTATGCTGCTCTTCACTGGACGCACATGGAAGGGGTGCATTTTTGGAG GTTGGAAAAGTAGAGATGATGTTCCAAAAATAGTGACTGACTTCCTGGCAGGGAAATTTGACCTGGACCAGTTGATAACCCATGGTTTACCTTtcaaaaaaattcaggaaggatttGAACTGCTCTATTCAGGCCAAAG CATTCGAACTGTCCTGACGTTTTGA